Genomic segment of Ictalurus furcatus strain D&B chromosome 9, Billie_1.0, whole genome shotgun sequence:
ATCTTAATTGTCTCCAACTCCTTAACCCAGTTGGACCCTCCCTACTTTTCAAAAGTGGAGAAATGTGAGTTCCATGAGTCATCTTTCAAAGTTATATAATAAATGAAGAGGAATTATTAGGAGACAAAGCCAAGATTCAAGCAGTAACAGAGTGACTCACTCGCCAAAGCATCAAAAACCTATAGAGGTTCATAGAGTTTGCAAATTTTGACCAAAGATTCATTGGAAGTTTTATTTCAACCCCTCTGATGTCAGTTTTTAATGGAGAATCAAAAATTTTTTCTAATCTTTaccagattttatttcactatCTCACATAATCCAGGttccaaaaatgtcaaaacagTTGCCCCCACTTACATGTTCCAAATTCACCTTTAATGACATCTTGCAAGAGTCATGTTGAATCACTGCCATAAGCTGGGATATCAATCACCAAATCACCCTGGCCTCCAAAAACAGAGCTTTCGATCTTCAAAAAGCTCTGATAACCTGGGCTCTGCCTTGCCACTGGTCACTCCATTGCCAATAGTCACCTGACTCATCAACTCCTCACCAAAAAATATTATTGGGAAACCATGCTACACTACATACAAATGTTTAAGTCATGCCCCATGTGTTCTCAGGTGAAGATTCCATGCACTGGTGGTAAACCTGTGCTTGGACGAGTTGAAAGATCCAACCAAGAAACTGGTTGAAATTGGTTCTTCTGCACTTTGTAGCTGGACTGGATATGCCTAGAATTCCCTGAGCCATTCAACCGCCAGCTCTCGCCTTTTCACTGTGTACTGGAATACCAACCAGGTCTCTTTCCCTGAGACACACCCACGGATGCACCAGCTGTTGATGAGATTGTTCTGAAAGAATGAGGGAGCATGGGAGGAGGTACATTGACATTGAGGTCAAGCAGTTCAATTACAAAAGAACTTTGCTGACAGACTTTGCTTTGGTGACTGGGTATGATTGTCAACAAATGTGTTTTGACCTGGAAAGGAATTTCATCGGCTCTTTCAAAATAATCACACAAATGTACAAGGAAACCTATCATCTATTCCTGTCACGTCATTACCGCATATCCCAAGCATCCATGTTTCCCTTCTCAAGCCAGCCAACCCTGATCCTCTAGATGAAGGCTCCTCCAGTGAAACAGATACTGAACACCAGAACACCAGCATATTTCATAAAGGCCATCATAAGACTCCCGTTGTTGTCAAGGGCAACTGAAATACCTTATTGACTGGGAGGGCTGTGGCCTGGAGGATTGCTGCTTGGTTCCAGCAGTGGATGTGTTGGACCTTTAAATAACTTGGACACTCTGTGTTACTTTGTGAAGTACTCGAGCACTGTATCTGTGTCTTGCCTATCATGATTAATGTTTTGACCATTGCCTGCTTCATGTTTCCTAATTTCTTGTCTACTATTGACTGGCCCTTTTATCTGTTTGCTACTTTGGTCTTAATAAATCTAGGAAACCTAATGGCTTGCACAAGTTTTTTAGCAAGCAAATTAATACTATTTTATGGATTTTAGATTTGAGGCTTTCTTGGTGTTTATGTTCAGTCTTCCAATAAAATCTGCCTATTTATAACAGCTGAGTGTGTAACGTGAATTCTGAATCATCAGTGAGCCATGTGAAGTGTTCCAACATGGCTGTAGGTACAGATGATGGATGATCATGCTTTCCCTGTCGAATGTGGCaaatgtgtgggtttgtgtagGCAATCAAAACTCAAGCTCAGTTTGTCAGGGCTAATTTGTCTACAGACAGTCATAAGCAGCATGACTCACTGAATGTCCTGCCAAGCTTAATTGAAGCTCCTCATAAACTATCCTGCACATATCTTTGCTGAGATGTTAGATGGCTTGACAGTTTGGTTTACAGTAGTGCACAGGACATTATGTCCTTAAAAAATTATGCGCACATGCTACTGATTTCTGATACCCTTGAATTGATGTTGGCGGCATAGtgggttattttattattttttaaaaattatttagtttttaCAAGCAAGTGATCCAGACTGTGTTTTGCTCCTCTTCGTTTACTACtgttatatttgtggattttttttttctgcatcataATGTTCTGCACGAAATTCTTATTGCAAAATTGCAATAATATCCCATAATATGATTACAATTcagcatgaattttttttacatgcttcTTATCATTGACATAGCAGCAGTATTGTCTGAGCCCAGTATGCAGCATAatcctgtaattttttttaaagtaatggcCATATTTTCAATGGTGACCAGTTTGGAAAATTGTATATGTAAGACTTATATCCTGTGATCTAAATATTCACGCAGCTACCATGTAGCCATGTAGCCAATTTGAGGACATCCAGGGCAAGATAGTTCTGGAACTAGTAGATTCTTCGCATGAGCTTGTTTCCTAGCTGAGCAGGAATGGCCTCTGCTATGTTACATTTGTTATCTGGCCATTCTCATTAGCCCAAGTGACCCAGATAGTCTGGTAGTCTTCCATTTAGTCgtagaaccacagttacatactGTTTGTGACCTACTGTTTTAATTTCCTATGCTCTGGACTACTATGGTGGTATCCTTCTAGGGGAGACTGCATATCAAAGTCATCACAACAGTTCCTAACACTCACTAATGCTTTTCCTGGATTGTGCATTCCCTGGATAGTAAGTGCTGATACCTTTTTCTATGGGGAATCATGACTGATCAAAGCCTCAAGTGTGAGGCTGATTTTTTTTGAGGACTCATACTGAACCTATTTGAGAATAAGAATCACTCCTGTGCTGATACTGTTTCTATTGCAGATAGGAGTAACTAAAGCACTGATACTATTATTTATTGATAATGAGAATCTCAGTCTGTTGGTACTGTACTTTGCTAGTGATGAGAATTACTCTATTGGTACTGTACTCTATTGATCATGAGAAACACTCAGTCTATTAACACAGTACTGTATTATAATCTGATTTGATCAACTTCCAGTGCTTTAATTACAGATGGGTAAAGCAGCTCACCACAGTGCTTCTGCTGTGGATCGTGTGAATCGTGCTTTGGTGATTTGGTCATTATTTGTCTGGACTTCCGTTGTCATCATACCAGTGTGTTGCACACTGTATCCTACAACTCATTCCATCCACCAATAACTCGCTGAGGTGAGGTGATCATCCAGGGTCTCCTGAACCTGTGCACCAAAGACCTGCACAGGAACTAGTGGCACTAAGTGCTCTGTCTCTACATGTGAAGCAGGTGTACTAAGCTCCACAGAGCTCTACATTTCATTTTACTGTTGCAGTTCCTCTAACAGCTCTTGCATTTGACCATTGCTTACTGCCACCGTCTCTACACTGTGGTCCAACACAGTAAGGGCATTCTCTCCTCTCCACAGAGGACCTCTCCTTCATTTTCTAGCGAGGCTTACAGCCACATTGGTTGCCGGCTTTGTGCATTTTCATTCAGGTCTGATATGAAGCCCACGGGACAAACAACGACCAAGTTCATTAACACTGATTTACACTGTTaattaatttatacatttatacttactaactgcctggtcagggtttaTATTTTGGATAATAGAACCTACTGAATTTGTTATAAAACATTGTggacaggtacaaacaaaactATAACTGCATGAGCaggattaataaaacattttcacacacatctttagGTGAGACCATTACACTactagctgaggttgaggaactatcAGAGCTAGAATTCACAGGCAGTGCTTACAGTGCTGGTATTTACTCCTCTGGGTTTTGTCCATTATGTACCAATGTTTCTGGAGTCATATTGGtagggtttatatatatatatatatataaaaagaaataattcacTTTTCTGATTTAGGTCACACCCAGTTCAGGttcaaatctgaatacagatacagggatatttggagcactaaacagataaagatagtggcattgtgttacacccttAATGTGCGTGGTACCCagataggctctggatctaccatgaccctgaccaggataaacagtttgctgaaagtgaatgaataaatgtaattacgAACTTAGAAAATTCTGATATGAATTACTTTGCATTCTCAGCAGAGAGCCAACACAAACAATAGGCCTAATGTCTGCTCTTTGAGTAGGTGGTGCATATTGATAAATCAATACTAATGTTCAACATAATCTCCTTGGTGGTGCAGATTTTTCAGAACACTTTTATGCAATCTTTTGCAAGGATTTTTGGGCACTTCTTATCATGTTCAATCTGCTTCTTCCTCTCCTCATCAAGACAAAAATAGGATATAGGACAAATGTGAGGTAATGAAGGCCTTTTTATAGGCTACACACATGAGGTCATGGTCACAGTCATGAGGTGACGTCTTTGCTATTAGTACCCGGCTTGGAAATGAGCACACAGGAAAACTACATTAGTTTTCCTAGTAGTGAAACTTCTCTGGCAACCCAGAACATGAGGAAGTACATTGCCTGGCCAAAAAACAAAAGTCTCACACTCTAAAATTTCGTTGCACTACCTTACGCTTTGATTACAGTGCGCATTCATCATGGCATTGCATCAACAACCTTGTGCAACATGACaacatttatttccatccagaGTTGCATTCATTTTTGGCCTAGATCATGTGTTGAGGATGGGAGAGTCGAATCACTCCATAAAGTCCCAAAGACTTTGAATcgggttaaggtcaggactctgtggtgGCTAatgcatgtgtgaaaatgattcctCATGCTCCCTGAACCACTCTTTCACAGTTTGAGACCGATGAGTCTTGtcattgtcatcctggaatatgcctgtgccatcagggaagaaaaaaatccatttatggGATTACCTGGTCAATCAGTACATTCAGGTACTCAGCTGAATTCATTTTATTGCCTCATAATGTTGCTGATCCCAGACATGAGGCTTGTACAGTAGGCACTATGCATTATGGGTGCATTGCTTCATGTGCCTCCATCTTAGCTTGATGCACCCATCACTTTGGAATAGGCAAATCTGGACTCTTCAGACCAAATGACCattttccattgctccacagTCCAATCTTTATGCTCCCTTGCAAATTGAAGTCATTTTTATCTGATTAGCCTCACACTGATTAGGCCACACAGCTGTTTTAGTCCCAATCCTGTAAGTTCTCATTCATCGCtttgtgcatgtggaaatgCTCTTACTTTCACTATAAAACTTAGCCATGAGTTCTACTGTTGATTATTTACAATGAGACTTCACCACTTGTTTTAAAGATCTCTGATCACGATCATTCAAGATTTTGAACATTAATTTTTCCTCCCACATTTCTTCCTCAAAGTTGACAGTTCACCACTCGCCTTCCAGATTTTAATAATGCCTCAGACAGTTCTTAACCCAATTACAGGGATTTCAGCAATCTACatagttgttttctttgcttgatgCAGGCCACTAATTTGCCCCTTCTGAAACATATTAACATCTTTTTCATGACCATGGGATATGTCTTCCAACATGGttgtttaagaaatgagaagctacAGACTGCATCAGTTAGGGTCAAAAGAATTGTtgccagctgaaacatattaatcactgcaatAATGATCCAATCATAGGCTCTTAAGTGTTTGCTTATGTAAATCCAAactgcatgcttttttttggcCAGGCACTGTATAATAATGAAGGAAGGTGAGAAGAGAGAAGTGAAGGTAAATACTGTGAGAGCATAGAAATACGGCCAGAAAATTGGGCTTATGATTAGCCGCTTACTCTCACTCTATTTGGTGATGCTCTTCGCTTTGATTACTTTCATTGTTGCTCTTTCTTCAGTAGAAAGCAgagttttttcttttgaaatgttgATTATATAATTGATACATAATtaaagtgtgaaaataaaacatgccaaaatatgatgtttatttacagCTCTTTTACTTCAAGAAGTCACAAGGTACATTTAGCGATTGAACATACAGACCTATGCAGCTAAAATTCGAACGTTGGGGAAAAATTCAAACAACATAATTATTACTAACTACTATACATTATGCattaactacagtgaaactaataagTAGCTGCAATAGTGAGGAATGTGAGCATGGTCAAGCCTGATTTAGGAAGAGCCAAAGACcatatttttataaacaaaatgacTCGGGTATCAGTCTGTCGTGAGTAGTCAGATAGTAACCTTTCTTTACACTTATGCACATCAAGCATGAAATCTATTTCACTTTTGAAAGTGAAAATAGTTAAAGATTAAATGTGTGCATCCATAAATATGAGTCACATTACAAATGTCTCTCAACTTGTGCCTAGCACTAGCTATGAAGGTTATTCAGTGGTTTGTTACTATTTCAGTGTACTACTGCTTGTCATTgtgaaacattaaataatgtggaGGAGTATAATAAGATTCAAGCTCCTGAATTCCATTGATGTCTGTCCCTGGAATGAAAAAGGACTAGTATCTGTGGTTGTCATACTTTTCTTCTCAGCACATGCTGTAAGCATATTTTGGCAATGTTCATTTTTCCAAACAGATACATTCGGACTATGTACCTGGGCATCCAGAGCCGGCGCCAGACCAAACACAGACGGAGATTCTATTGGGCCATGATGTACGAGTATGCTGATGTCAACATGCTTCGACTGCTGGAGACGTTTTTGGAGAGTGCTCCACAACTGGTGCTACAACTTTGCATTATGATCCAGAAGAACCGGGCTGAGACTTTGCAGTGTAAGGAATCTACCCGTTTACCTCCAGTTAGTGTTACTTAATCCTACTGTAAGTAAGATTAGAAAAAGACTGGGTTTCATGGAAACAGGATATGTTCAGTGAGCAAACTGATAGGTACTACCAATACTAAATGTATTTCTACTACATTTCCTTCAGGTATCTCTTTATTAGGATCGCTGATGTCTCTGTCCTGGGTGTTAGCTTCCTACCATAAGCTCCTGAGGGACTCCAGAGATGACAAGAAGAGCATGAGCTATCGAGGGGCACTGATTCACATCTTCTGGAGGCTCTTCACCATTTCTTCAAGGGTGCTCTCCTTTGCTCTCTTCGCATCTATCTTTCACATCTACTTTGGCATTTTCGTGGTGATGCACTGGTGTGCCATGGCCTTCTGGATTGTGCATGGAGGCACTGACTTCTGCATGTCCAAGTGGGAGGAGGTGCTCTTCAACATGGTAGTTGGCATTGTCTACATATTCTGCTGGTTTAACGTGAAGGAAGGTCAGACACGCTACCGGATGATGATCTACTACTTTGTGGTGCTGGCTGAGAACACAGTGCTCACCTGTCTGTGGTACACCTACAGGGACCCAACCACCACAGACTCTTACGCAGTGCCAGTCCTATGCGGCGTTTATCTAAGTTTTGCCTCAGGAGTGGTCTTCATGGGCATCTACTATGGAGTCCTTCACCCCATGGGCCCTAGGAGGAGGGTGCTAGCCAGCTCCTGCTGTGCCGATCTATTGTGGGGTCTCCCTTTACCCCCTGAGGCCGAGCCAATGGCACCAACCCCTGGTCCTCATGCTACACAGACAACCCCAAGCCGGGCATCTACAGCAGGTTATGGACAGCAGGATGACTCCACTACAGACACCTGTCTACCAGTGTTTCAGGTGCGCTCCCCTGAGCTCACCATGCCATCGGGTCGCCATCGACCAGAGGGGCCGCTCATCAAGATCGATATGCCCCGCAAACGTTACCCAGCCTGGGACGCCCACTTTGTGGATCGGCGCCTGAGAAGGACCATTAACATCCTGCAGTTTATCAGCCCCTCGGCTGTAGGGATCAGGTACAGGGACGGGCCTCTTCTCTATGAGCTCCTGCAGTATGAGTCCTCTCTGTGACCACGTCCTCTCTCCTCCAAGCCCTTTGTGTCACTCTTTCTGTCCTGTTCATTAGTCATCATCCATTCCTGTCAATTTTTTTACCTTTCATTTAATCAAAAGGGTTTAAACGTTttttgcaacaacaaaaaagttttgtaattatttactataaatgaatacttaaaatgtgaaaaacaaaacttgaTCTTAGTCATTGTACATGATTTTCTTATGCAAactgtgagtgtatattttatttgtacatatGCATTTTCGTTTTTATATAGtctatttaaaaatgtcaacttCCTTTAAGAAGATGTATATCTTctgtcagtgtgtttacagCTAGCTGAAACCATCCCATTGGAAAAATGGAGGTAGATTGACCTTGTTGATGCTCCTTTTCAATTCCATTCAGTTCCAGTTATGTTTATCTTTAGGTGTCTTCCTGTTTGTTTCCTCTTGTAAATAGTTTGTCAGTGTTCTGTAGGGTTTCAGACTTTGCTTTGCACTTACACTGACCTCTGCAGGCAAAAGCTTAAAATTGATGGATTACACAGTGGCATTCATTGACTGATTGCCTTAACGATATCTTAATAAGAAGTCCTAATTTTAGAAATGTACTTCATGAGATACCTCATTGACTCATGATAGCACAGTTTTCATTAAAAGCTCATAAAGTACATTTTGCACAGCATGTTTAATGTAAGTATTAGCAAGCACAAAATGAAAGTTTGTTGAGTACATATGTAAAAGACAGCTTTTGACTTAAGAAGAGCTCTCCGATTTACTTTTCATAACAGTGATGCCAGGTCCACTGTTTTCTTGCTGAATTGAATTACTCTGGAGTGTATTATCAGTGAATTGGTCTCagctataataatataataatatctgtAATAATGAGATCATGTAGTCAAACTATGCTTTACCACTGCTTCATGCATTTTAAAAGCTATGTGTAGGGTTTAAAAGGGGAATATGCTTTAGATTTGGACTAGTCTTACTGACCTTTGGATGGGTTTGAATGGGCATTGACGCATTGTTTTGTAAcgcagacctggcaaccctgcttcAAAGTATTGTGCTCTTGCCTTCTTAGCTGTCCATCTATCTTCCTGCATTTTTGTAGGAATGGTCAGGTAGTTCTCCTCCATTCTTCCCAGCCCCCCACATGCATTTCTCTGTTGGTGCTCATTCTTATGGTTTTTAGTCCAATTCCCCATTTGGACATTAAACCAAGTAATAAAGTTAAAAGGTGCAAATGCTTATCAGTGATTCCGTATGGAATCATTTgcatacatgtatttttttttttttttccaagtgttggatttttatttatttattttacttttgtccAAAAAAGCTGGACTCATGGAACTAAATACTTATCTTTGCCTGAATATACCTGATTGGTTTTTCCACAAACTAAGAAACCTTTGCAGTGTTTCTTTCCTGGAGATGAGGATGCCTTCCTAATTCATGTCCTCTACTGTAACCTTACCACCTGTCAACAACCTTTTTACTCTGGATAGGTGCTTACAACGAAATTGTTTTTCTATTGTACCTAAGCAAACAGCTTATTGTTGGATATGGTGCTACATTCTTACATAGATCATGTACTTTTGTGGAAATGCTAGGGCTCAGAATGCTTGGTAAGGCTGCTGAATCTGACATCTGTTTTAAACTAGGGCACATATTTTCACCCTTTGCATGAAAATGAACTgttgtctataaaaaaaaaacaacaggaacaacaacaaaaaaaattaccccCGCAACCTGGCCCTAGATAAGCCGaagtaaatggatggatggatggaaaaaaacaGCCATCCAGGTCATTTAAATATCTAATTGTAGTTAATTCAAGGAAGCTGTAACTAACAAACTCCTGAGAAGTTAAACATCGTCTAGATAAGTCATGATACCTTCATTTTAAAGGCACTGTTAGGCAATGAGTTGTTTTATCTGCATATTACACCATCCTCATTTCCAATTTATTCTGTAGATTTAAATATGCGTCACTTATATCATGAACATCAACACACTTCAGGTTTGGTTAGGAGTACACTACTGTGGCTCCATTGTGCCTCCTGTGATCCTAAAACCCACATGCCATGCAGGTGCGTCCAACAAGGTGAAGGGTTCTTGCCAGGGTTGGAAAGGAGTTTCAGGGTCAGCTTATTAGGGTTGACATTACAAATTCACCTGAGGTAAATGATTTATTACTGTTTGTGATTCAAATTAACATTTGAAGAGGATATGATGCTGTAATTTGAGCTCTTGTGTGCTGACTCGAACACGGCTCCTTCCCTGGTTGCTGCTAGCCCTTCCCTTTTATTAGTGTATGGCTCAGGTATATTCTGGTGCAGATATTCTACAGATTACTACAAATGTGCTTATTGGGTTTTCTTTCAAATGTTGCACGTTAAGTGAATACATTCACAACATAGTACCTCTGCATATAGAGTAAAATACTGAAACTCAACACTTGTTTTAGGTTACTTCAGGCCTAGTTTCTGGTTTTGTTGTTTGCTGGAAGTTTTAGCTTGTATTTGTGCTTTTGCCAAAATGTACTCTGGGTGTAAATAGTTGCTAAGCATGTCCCATGGGGAATTGCCATCTTACAGGTGCTAAAACACTGTGATTGGTTTGTTTCTTCATCAGCAACATTATCTGAATTGTTTTCTATTATTAAAGCAGTGTTGAGCTGAGATTTCAGTTCAGTAATACACTGGTAAAATACAGTATCCTCACCACTTGCACTGTTCTTGTATTGTAACACTGTTTAATGATTATGTTCTTAAGACATCCATTTactttcagtttatttatttatttatttatgtatttattataaaaaattttgAAACACTCAATATTTGGGGAGCTCACAGATATCTTGCTGTGATGTCATTTATCCTGTTGGTCTGCTCGTAATTCTCTCAAGCTGCAATCTCTGTAGAGAATGGCAAAAACTGACAATGCAGAACATgttgaaaatgattaaatactTATCATGCGCACTAGTGTGCAGCTCAGACGCGTAAATACTTCTCACCTGAGCAGATGCTTGATCTCAGTAACAATCCCTTCTGCATTTCTGTTATTATGGCCCCTCTTTATTTTAATCTGTGGTGCTTTTATATTGCCGGTGCTTAATGCTGCCAAGACAAACTTTTCAGCAAACAACAATGCCAAcgtgcacatttaaaaaaattttgtttgtttgtttttcacatacAGAAACACGATACTTGTGTGTAACATGACATTGCAGCAGATAGTTAAGTATACATTCCAGTCTTATTCACTGTAAAACctgataagttcatttaactcaaataatttgaggaaactaattacctcaaaaattttaagttgataaatcaatttctttaagccaaatacacttaaatagagtTAATTATGttcaatttttgttatatttgtgtgtttggcttaaagaaattgatttatcgacttaaaatttttgaggtaattacttttcctcaaattttttgagttaaatgaactatccggttttacagtgttgtAATTCGCAGAAGTTGGAGATTCTATGGTGCAGCCACACAGGAAAATGaactcctgtgcacagcccaaTATAACTGTTCTTAAAGTGTTACAGATACAGCAATACTAGATATTTACATGGATTTATTTGGAGAACAGTTTCattcaaagcgacttacagTATAGTTGAAGCAGGATCTCTGGCAATCCTGGAATTTAAACTCACAATCTTCCTGTCACTAAGCACAATTTAACAACTAAGTGGCATTGCAAAGTTGTTACTTGAATCAGTTATAAAAATATGTTAGGAGCACATTACAGACGTGCATTGAAGCTAGAATGTGTTGTCCAGTATTGCTGTACTTGGTGGACGTTTGGGAACATTGTCATCAAGGTGCTAAAGCTGATCCGCCTTTGTATATTATGGTTTATGAAGATGTAATTAGATTTTTATATAAAGCCTTGCTGTATATTAACTGTAAAAGactgttcatttaaaaacaatactgaACAGAAATGTCTTGTACTCTAAAAAATACAGAAGTACAATTCTGTTATCtaaagaaatagatttttttttttaaaaaaagatatatattttgtttcttCTCTAAATGTCATTGTGAATGAACATGAACGCTAATGGAGCTATGATATAAAGCTACAGTGTAGCTTTCAGCGTGtaggtttgtt
This window contains:
- the xkr6a gene encoding XK-related protein 6, which translates into the protein MAAKSDGVGVVTGFAQLDEQDDTALNDDDLDSAAIHICHCCKSSSCYWGCRSACLRSLTGKGIRRGGRGAEERLWLDCLWIVLAMLVFFWDVGTDVLLAVDYYGKRDYAWFGLTLFFVLAPSVLVQILSFRWFVQDYTGGGLGPVQGLSRRATAGLSAGKYSRHTCCHISIWTWQVLVHLLQMGQVWRYIRTMYLGIQSRRQTKHRRRFYWAMMYEYADVNMLRLLETFLESAPQLVLQLCIMIQKNRAETLQCISLLGSLMSLSWVLASYHKLLRDSRDDKKSMSYRGALIHIFWRLFTISSRVLSFALFASIFHIYFGIFVVMHWCAMAFWIVHGGTDFCMSKWEEVLFNMVVGIVYIFCWFNVKEGQTRYRMMIYYFVVLAENTVLTCLWYTYRDPTTTDSYAVPVLCGVYLSFASGVVFMGIYYGVLHPMGPRRRVLASSCCADLLWGLPLPPEAEPMAPTPGPHATQTTPSRASTAGYGQQDDSTTDTCLPVFQVRSPELTMPSGRHRPEGPLIKIDMPRKRYPAWDAHFVDRRLRRTINILQFISPSAVGIRYRDGPLLYELLQYESSL